One Amycolatopsis thermophila DNA segment encodes these proteins:
- a CDS encoding acyl-CoA desaturase, giving the protein MTKPLISHRRSSGQMIVLKAFLLIPFLALITAVPLAWGWGLTWLDLGLAVVFYVVATLGVTVGYHRYFTHGAFKTGRPLRVAMAIAGSMAVQGSVIFWVASHRRHHAFADREGDPHSPWLFGTSPGALLRGFWHAHMGWMFQREVTNYERFAPDLLADDDLRVVNRLFWLWIVLSLGLPTLLGGLLSWSWWGAVTAFFWAGLVRIAFLHHVTWSVNSICHMIGDRPFASRDKAANFWPLAILSMGESWHNSHHADPTCARHGVLRGQVDVSARLIWIFEKLGWARDVRWPRAERLAAKRLEPAS; this is encoded by the coding sequence ATGACGAAACCGCTGATCTCGCATCGCCGGTCCTCCGGTCAGATGATCGTGTTGAAGGCGTTCCTGCTGATCCCGTTCCTGGCGCTGATCACCGCCGTCCCGCTCGCCTGGGGATGGGGCCTGACCTGGCTGGACCTGGGGCTGGCCGTGGTGTTCTACGTCGTCGCCACGCTCGGGGTGACCGTGGGCTACCACCGCTACTTCACGCACGGCGCGTTCAAGACCGGGCGGCCGCTGCGGGTGGCGATGGCGATCGCCGGCAGCATGGCCGTGCAGGGGTCGGTCATCTTCTGGGTGGCCAGCCACCGGCGCCACCACGCGTTCGCCGACCGCGAGGGCGACCCGCACTCGCCGTGGCTGTTCGGCACCAGCCCGGGTGCGCTGCTGCGCGGCTTCTGGCACGCGCACATGGGGTGGATGTTCCAGCGTGAGGTGACCAACTACGAGCGGTTCGCGCCGGACCTGCTGGCCGACGACGACCTGCGCGTGGTCAACCGGCTGTTCTGGCTGTGGATCGTGCTGAGCCTGGGGCTGCCGACGCTGCTCGGCGGGCTGCTGAGCTGGTCGTGGTGGGGTGCGGTGACCGCGTTCTTCTGGGCGGGGCTGGTGCGGATCGCGTTCCTGCACCACGTGACGTGGTCGGTGAACTCGATCTGCCACATGATCGGCGACCGGCCGTTCGCCAGCCGCGACAAGGCGGCGAACTTCTGGCCGCTGGCGATCCTGTCGATGGGCGAGTCGTGGCACAACTCGCACCACGCCGATCCGACGTGCGCCCGGCACGGTGTGCTGCGCGGGCAGGTGGACGTGTCGGCGCGGCTGATCTGGATCTTCGAGAAGCTGGGCTGGGCGCGCGACGTGCGGTGGCCGCGCGCCGAGCGCCTCGCCGCGAAGCGCCTCGAGCCCGCCTCCTAG
- the hpnC gene encoding squalene synthase HpnC, with translation MAPAPPGSRTDADRALREKQQAENFPVALRILPRDLRHDLGAIYRVARVIDDLGDESAGSSADRTAGLLRFQSDLERTFRGDEPHERVLRDLLPAIRRRDLEAGPFNRLVRANLQDQRVGRYATQAELEEYCVLSADPVGRLVLRVFGVRDREAERLSDRVCTALQLIEHCQDVAEDRRNGRIYLPQAALAAFGATEADLDAPTANRAVRLTVAAQTARALDLLTTGAALLDRLHGWARLAVAGYVAGGLATLDALRRARWDVLAGTPRPRKTDVLAHLIALLVRPAAHVRRIREGGRLR, from the coding sequence ATGGCTCCCGCACCCCCCGGTTCCCGCACCGACGCTGATCGCGCGCTGCGCGAAAAACAGCAGGCCGAGAACTTCCCGGTAGCACTGCGGATACTTCCGCGTGACCTGCGTCATGACCTGGGGGCGATCTACCGGGTGGCGCGGGTGATCGACGACCTGGGTGACGAGTCAGCCGGTTCCTCCGCGGACCGCACCGCCGGGTTATTGCGATTCCAGTCAGATCTGGAACGGACCTTTCGGGGGGATGAACCACACGAACGGGTATTGCGTGATCTTCTTCCCGCGATTCGGCGCCGCGATCTGGAAGCCGGCCCGTTCAATCGCCTCGTGCGGGCGAACCTCCAGGACCAGCGCGTCGGCCGGTACGCCACGCAGGCCGAGCTGGAGGAGTACTGCGTGCTCTCCGCCGACCCGGTGGGACGCCTCGTGCTCCGCGTCTTCGGCGTGCGCGACCGCGAAGCGGAACGGCTCTCCGACCGGGTCTGCACCGCGCTCCAGCTGATCGAGCACTGCCAGGACGTCGCCGAGGACCGCCGCAACGGGCGGATCTACCTGCCGCAGGCCGCCCTCGCCGCGTTCGGGGCCACCGAGGCCGACCTCGACGCGCCGACGGCGAACCGGGCCGTGCGGCTGACCGTCGCGGCGCAGACTGCCCGCGCGCTCGACCTGCTCACCACCGGCGCCGCGCTGCTGGACCGACTGCACGGCTGGGCCCGTCTCGCGGTCGCCGGGTACGTCGCCGGCGGCCTGGCCACGCTCGACGCGCTGCGCCGGGCCCGCTGGGACGTCCTGGCCGGCACCCCGCGACCCCGCAAGACCGACGTGCTGGCGCACCTGATCGCCCTGCTGGTGCGCCCGGCCGCCCATGTCCGCCGCATCCGGGAAGGTGGTCGGCTCCGATGA
- a CDS encoding quinone oxidoreductase family protein gives MPTAVQIRQTGGPEVLEVADVETGDPGPGELLVDVAAAGVNYIDTYQRSGIYKLDLPQVLGQEGAGTVAAVGADVTGFEVGDRVAWQGVLGSYAQRARIPARSAVRVPEGVTEEVAAATMLQGITAHYLVRSTYEVREGDTILLHAAAGGVGLLLVQLAKARGARVIGTVSTAEKEALAREAGADEVIRYDQVDFAEEVRKLTGGEGVAAVYDGVGQSTFDGSLASLRVRGMLVLFGAASGPVPPVDPQRLNAAGSVYLTRPTSAHYVRTREELDWRAGELFEAVTSGALKVRIGGRYPLADVAQAHQDLQGRKTTGKLLLIP, from the coding sequence ATGCCCACGGCAGTGCAGATCCGGCAGACCGGCGGCCCCGAGGTGCTGGAGGTGGCCGACGTCGAGACCGGCGATCCGGGTCCCGGGGAGCTGCTGGTCGACGTGGCCGCCGCGGGGGTCAACTACATCGACACCTACCAGCGCAGCGGCATCTACAAGCTGGACCTGCCGCAGGTGCTGGGTCAGGAAGGCGCCGGAACGGTCGCCGCGGTCGGGGCCGACGTGACCGGGTTCGAGGTCGGTGACCGGGTGGCGTGGCAGGGCGTGCTGGGCTCGTACGCGCAGCGGGCCCGGATCCCGGCCCGCAGTGCGGTGCGCGTCCCCGAGGGCGTGACCGAGGAGGTCGCCGCCGCCACGATGCTGCAGGGGATCACGGCGCACTACCTGGTCCGCTCGACGTACGAGGTGCGGGAGGGCGACACGATCCTGTTGCACGCGGCCGCTGGCGGCGTCGGGCTGCTGCTGGTGCAGCTGGCGAAGGCCCGCGGTGCGCGGGTGATCGGGACCGTGTCGACGGCCGAGAAGGAGGCGCTGGCCCGGGAGGCCGGTGCCGACGAGGTGATCCGCTACGACCAGGTGGATTTCGCCGAGGAGGTCCGGAAGCTGACCGGCGGCGAGGGCGTCGCCGCCGTGTACGACGGGGTGGGCCAGTCCACTTTCGACGGGAGCCTGGCGAGCCTGCGGGTGCGGGGCATGCTGGTCCTGTTCGGAGCGGCGAGCGGACCCGTCCCCCCGGTCGACCCGCAGCGCCTGAACGCGGCCGGGTCGGTCTACCTGACCCGGCCCACGTCGGCGCACTACGTCCGCACCCGGGAGGAACTGGACTGGCGAGCGGGAGAACTGTTCGAGGCGGTGACCTCGGGGGCGCTGAAGGTGCGCATCGGGGGCCGCTACCCGCTCGCCGACGTGGCCCAGGCGCACCAGGACCTGCAAGGCCGCAAGACGACGGGCAAGCTGCTGCTGATCCCCTAG
- the hpnD gene encoding presqualene diphosphate synthase HpnD — protein MTTPTIQQAYATCEDITRTEARNFYWGIRLLTRQRRSALCAVYALARRVDDIGDGDLPIEEKATQLEAVRKELSALDRSTDPVMVAVADAARRYPVPLEAFEELLDGVWMDIEGRRYGTFDELTGYCRCVAGSIGRLCLGVFGHKPHPRAAHYADALGIALQQTNILRDIREDLLTGRVYLPKEDLDAFGVELTVDSGGALADPDGGLANLIRHSAARAREWYADGLRLGPLLDRRSGACCLAMAGIYRQLLERIAEQPAAVYDKRLSLSGREKLGVAVRALGGRAA, from the coding sequence ATGACGACTCCGACGATCCAGCAGGCCTATGCGACCTGCGAGGACATCACCAGGACGGAGGCCCGCAACTTCTACTGGGGCATCCGCCTGCTCACCCGGCAACGCCGTTCGGCGCTGTGCGCGGTGTACGCGCTGGCGCGGCGCGTGGACGACATCGGCGACGGCGACCTGCCGATCGAGGAGAAGGCCACGCAGCTGGAGGCGGTCCGCAAGGAGCTCTCGGCACTGGACCGCAGCACCGACCCGGTGATGGTCGCCGTCGCCGACGCGGCGCGGCGTTACCCGGTGCCGCTGGAGGCGTTCGAGGAGCTGCTCGACGGCGTCTGGATGGACATCGAGGGCCGCCGCTACGGCACGTTCGACGAGCTGACCGGGTACTGCCGGTGCGTGGCCGGCTCGATCGGGCGGCTGTGCCTGGGTGTCTTCGGCCACAAACCGCACCCGCGGGCCGCGCACTACGCCGACGCGCTCGGGATCGCGCTGCAGCAGACCAACATCCTGCGCGACATCCGCGAGGACCTCCTCACCGGCCGCGTCTACCTGCCGAAGGAGGACCTGGACGCGTTCGGGGTCGAGCTGACCGTGGACTCCGGCGGGGCGCTGGCCGATCCCGACGGCGGCCTGGCGAACCTGATCCGGCACAGCGCCGCCCGTGCCCGTGAGTGGTACGCCGACGGGCTGCGCCTCGGTCCGCTGCTGGACCGCCGCAGCGGCGCGTGCTGCCTGGCGATGGCGGGCATCTACCGGCAGCTGCTGGAGCGGATCGCCGAGCAGCCCGCCGCCGTCTACGACAAGCGGTTGTCGCTGTCCGGCCGGGAGAAGCTGGGCGTGGCGGTGCGCGCGCTGGGCGGGCGGGCGGCATGA
- the shc gene encoding squalene--hopene cyclase codes for MTQTADPATRSGSGAAAALDRAVAHLKGLQRDGGWWKGELQTNVTMDAEDLLMREFLGIRRATETEEAARWIRSQQRADGTWATFHGGPGDLSTTVEAWVALRLAGDSPDEPHMRAAAEFVRRGGGVEASRVFTRIWLALFGLWSWDDLPNMPPELVLLPSWVPLNVYDWGCWARQTVVPLTVVNTLRPVRPLPFGIDELRSGVRRGGGLVAPWTWAGAFHYLDKALHLYAKVPVKPVREFAMRQAAEWILARQEADGGWGGIQPPWVYSLLALHLLGYSLDHPAIRAGLEGLEGFLIREETPEGTVRRLEACQSPVWDTALAITALLDAGAPGDDPHLLKAVDWMLGEEIAVRGDWAVRRPDLDPGGWAFEFANDLYPDTDDTAEVVLGLRRVEHPDADRLSAALDRAVKWVTGMQSRDGGWGAFDADNTRELTTKLPFCDFGAVIDPPSADVTAHVVEMLAKEGRAGGRECRRGVRWLLDHQEADGSWFGRWGANYVYGTGAVVPALVEAGVPASSTAIRRAVRWLAEHQNADGGWGEDLRSYRDPSWAGRGDSTASQTAWALLALIAAGERDSAAAARGVRWLAETQRPDGTWDEPQFTGTGFPGDFYINYHLYRLVFPVTALGRYLGRS; via the coding sequence ATGACGCAGACCGCCGATCCTGCCACCAGATCCGGATCCGGTGCCGCCGCGGCGCTGGACCGCGCCGTGGCCCACCTCAAGGGCCTGCAGCGCGACGGTGGCTGGTGGAAGGGCGAGCTGCAGACCAACGTGACCATGGACGCCGAGGACCTGCTCATGCGGGAGTTCCTCGGCATCCGCCGGGCGACCGAGACCGAGGAGGCCGCTCGCTGGATCCGCTCGCAGCAGCGGGCGGACGGCACCTGGGCCACCTTCCACGGCGGGCCGGGCGACCTGTCGACCACCGTCGAGGCGTGGGTCGCACTCCGGCTGGCCGGCGACTCCCCGGACGAGCCGCACATGCGGGCGGCCGCCGAGTTCGTCCGGCGCGGCGGCGGGGTCGAGGCCAGCCGCGTGTTCACCCGGATCTGGCTGGCGCTGTTCGGGCTCTGGTCGTGGGACGACCTGCCGAACATGCCGCCCGAGCTGGTGCTGCTGCCGTCGTGGGTGCCGCTCAACGTCTACGACTGGGGGTGCTGGGCCCGGCAGACCGTGGTGCCGCTGACCGTCGTCAACACGCTGCGGCCGGTGCGGCCCCTGCCGTTCGGCATCGACGAGCTGCGCTCCGGCGTCCGGCGCGGCGGCGGCCTGGTCGCGCCGTGGACCTGGGCGGGCGCCTTCCACTACCTGGACAAGGCGCTGCACCTGTACGCGAAGGTGCCGGTCAAGCCGGTGCGCGAGTTCGCGATGCGGCAGGCCGCGGAGTGGATCCTGGCCCGGCAGGAGGCCGACGGCGGGTGGGGCGGGATCCAGCCGCCGTGGGTGTACTCGCTGCTCGCGCTGCACCTGCTCGGCTACTCGCTGGACCACCCCGCGATCCGGGCGGGCCTGGAGGGTCTGGAGGGGTTCCTGATCCGCGAGGAGACGCCCGAGGGGACCGTGCGGCGGCTGGAAGCCTGCCAGTCGCCGGTCTGGGACACCGCGCTGGCGATCACCGCCCTGCTCGACGCGGGCGCGCCGGGCGACGACCCGCACCTGCTCAAGGCCGTCGACTGGATGCTCGGCGAGGAGATCGCCGTGCGCGGCGACTGGGCCGTGCGGCGGCCGGACCTGGACCCCGGCGGGTGGGCCTTCGAGTTCGCCAACGACCTCTACCCGGACACCGACGACACCGCCGAGGTCGTGCTCGGCCTGCGCCGCGTCGAGCACCCGGACGCCGACCGCCTGTCCGCGGCCCTGGACCGCGCGGTGAAGTGGGTGACCGGCATGCAGTCGCGCGACGGCGGCTGGGGCGCCTTCGACGCCGACAACACCCGGGAACTGACCACCAAGCTGCCGTTCTGCGACTTCGGCGCGGTGATCGACCCGCCCTCGGCCGACGTCACGGCGCACGTCGTCGAGATGCTGGCCAAGGAAGGCCGGGCGGGCGGCCGCGAATGCCGTCGTGGCGTGCGGTGGCTGCTGGACCACCAGGAGGCCGACGGGTCGTGGTTCGGCCGGTGGGGCGCCAACTACGTCTACGGCACCGGGGCGGTCGTCCCCGCACTGGTGGAGGCCGGGGTACCGGCGTCGTCGACCGCGATCCGGCGGGCCGTGCGGTGGCTGGCCGAACACCAGAACGCCGACGGCGGCTGGGGGGAGGACCTGCGCTCCTACCGCGACCCGTCGTGGGCCGGGCGCGGCGACTCGACCGCGTCGCAGACCGCGTGGGCGCTGCTGGCGCTGATCGCGGCGGGGGAACGGGACTCCGCGGCCGCCGCGCGCGGGGTGCGGTGGCTCGCCGAGACCCAGCGCCCGGACGGCACCTGGGACGAGCCCCAGTTCACCGGCACCGGGTTCCCCGGCGACTTCTACATCAACTACCACCTGTACCGGCTGGTGTTCCCGGTGACCGCCCTGGGCCGGTACCTGGGACGGTCATGA
- the hpnH gene encoding adenosyl-hopene transferase HpnH, which produces MAMPLRQSIRLGAFLAKQKLLRKDKFAILVELEPLFACNLKCGGCGKIQQPAHLLKQRMPVQQAVGAVEESGAPMVSIAGGEPLMHPQIHEITRILLERNKIVFLCTNALLLPKHIHKFKPHRNFTWMVHIDGLAEKHDASVRKEGGFQAAIDAIELAKSKGFKVMTNTTFFNTDTPQDVIDVLDYLNDVVKVDNMQLSPGYAYEKAPDQEHFLGVQQTRELFKKAFADGRRKKWRLNHSPVFLDFIEGKRDLECTPWGIPSYSLLGWQRPCYLLDDGYAKTWRELIEETDWDAFGRGKDPRCANCMAHCGYEPTAVIATTSSLKETIRAAVSI; this is translated from the coding sequence ATGGCGATGCCGTTGCGCCAGTCGATCCGGCTGGGTGCGTTCCTGGCCAAGCAAAAGCTGCTTCGCAAGGACAAGTTTGCGATCCTGGTCGAGCTGGAACCGCTGTTCGCGTGCAACCTCAAGTGCGGTGGCTGCGGGAAGATCCAGCAGCCGGCGCACCTGCTGAAGCAGCGGATGCCGGTGCAGCAGGCCGTGGGTGCCGTGGAGGAGAGCGGCGCGCCGATGGTGTCCATCGCCGGTGGTGAGCCGTTGATGCACCCGCAGATCCACGAGATCACCCGGATCCTGCTGGAGCGCAACAAGATCGTGTTCCTGTGCACGAACGCGCTGCTGCTGCCCAAGCACATCCACAAGTTCAAGCCGCACCGCAACTTCACCTGGATGGTCCACATCGACGGGCTGGCGGAGAAGCACGACGCGTCGGTGCGCAAGGAGGGCGGTTTCCAGGCCGCGATCGACGCGATCGAGCTGGCGAAGTCCAAGGGCTTCAAGGTGATGACGAACACCACGTTCTTCAACACCGACACCCCGCAGGACGTCATCGATGTCCTGGACTACCTGAACGACGTCGTGAAGGTCGACAACATGCAGTTGTCGCCGGGCTACGCGTACGAGAAGGCGCCCGACCAGGAGCACTTCCTGGGGGTGCAGCAGACGCGCGAGCTGTTCAAGAAGGCGTTCGCGGACGGCCGCCGCAAGAAGTGGCGGCTGAACCACTCGCCGGTGTTCCTGGACTTCATCGAGGGCAAGCGCGACCTGGAGTGCACGCCGTGGGGGATCCCGTCGTATTCCTTGCTGGGCTGGCAGCGGCCGTGTTACCTGCTCGACGACGGGTACGCGAAGACGTGGCGTGAGCTGATCGAGGAGACGGACTGGGACGCCTTCGGCCGGGGCAAGGACCCCAGGTGCGCCAACTGCATGGCGCACTGCGGCTACGAACCGACGGCCGTCATCGCCACGACGAGCAGCCTGAAGGAGACGATCCGCGCCGCCGTGAGCATATGA
- a CDS encoding polyprenyl synthetase family protein gives MTAVLDSLQQGRQAVLPAMRAAVDRLDPASRAIAYYHLGWTDLDGNPTSGGGKAVRPALALLSAEAAGAPPATGLPGAVAVELVHNFSLLHDDLMDGDTERRHRPTVWAVRGAASAILTGDAMLALANEVLLDSEEPGAVAAARLLSEAVGELIRGQVLDVAFEQRDDVTLDECLDMAGGKTGALLSASAAIGAVLARAPQRTVAALAEFGADLGLAFQLVDDVLGIWGEPSVTGKPVHSDLRARKKSLPVTYAVTHGGAPGREVAAWLADGDVADEAAVRRAADLVDLAGGRAWALEEAHRRMVAGQRKLEDAEVPGRVREELLALARFIVTREA, from the coding sequence ATGACCGCTGTTCTCGATTCCCTGCAGCAGGGCAGGCAGGCCGTCCTGCCCGCGATGCGGGCCGCCGTGGACCGGCTCGACCCGGCCAGCCGCGCGATCGCCTACTACCACCTCGGCTGGACCGACCTCGACGGCAACCCGACCTCCGGCGGCGGCAAGGCCGTGCGGCCCGCGCTGGCGCTGTTGTCGGCGGAGGCCGCGGGCGCGCCGCCGGCGACCGGGCTGCCCGGCGCAGTCGCCGTGGAACTGGTGCACAACTTCTCGCTGCTGCACGACGACCTGATGGACGGCGACACCGAGCGGCGGCACCGGCCGACGGTGTGGGCGGTGCGGGGTGCGGCCAGCGCGATCCTCACCGGCGACGCGATGCTCGCCCTGGCCAACGAGGTCCTGCTGGACTCCGAGGAGCCGGGCGCGGTCGCGGCGGCGCGGCTGCTGTCCGAGGCGGTCGGCGAACTGATCCGCGGCCAGGTGCTGGACGTGGCCTTCGAGCAGCGCGACGACGTCACCCTCGACGAGTGCCTGGACATGGCCGGCGGCAAGACCGGCGCGCTGCTGTCCGCCAGCGCGGCGATCGGGGCCGTGCTGGCCCGCGCGCCGCAGCGCACGGTGGCGGCGCTCGCCGAGTTCGGCGCCGACCTGGGCCTGGCGTTCCAGCTGGTCGACGACGTGCTCGGAATCTGGGGCGAGCCGTCGGTCACCGGCAAACCGGTGCACTCCGACCTGCGGGCCCGCAAGAAGAGCCTCCCGGTCACCTACGCCGTCACCCACGGTGGCGCGCCCGGCCGCGAGGTGGCCGCCTGGCTCGCCGACGGCGACGTCGCCGACGAGGCCGCGGTGCGCCGCGCCGCCGACCTGGTCGACCTGGCCGGCGGGCGGGCGTGGGCGCTGGAGGAAGCCCACCGCCGGATGGTGGCGGGACAACGCAAGCTCGAGGACGCCGAGGTCCCGGGACGGGTGCGCGAGGAGCTGCTGGCCCTCGCGCGGTTCATCGTGACCAGGGAGGCCTGA
- the ispH gene encoding 4-hydroxy-3-methylbut-2-enyl diphosphate reductase, which yields MTGVVVAPMRVEAAALRVPGLVVLRGGMGPRRAAESAARLARAGRPVLVAGVGGALVPHVQPGDLVVATEIDGPAGRVPLPSAPMLAAALRRLGLTVHLGPIASSPSVVDGADRARFAGRGALAVDMESAEFATLPGPVAVVRAIVDTPEQPLWRPGTVLRGITGLRSLRMAVPALREWCEAAGDGDLLLASPRSFCAGVERAIEIVERALARYGAPVYVRRQVVHNAHVVRRLEALGAVFVQEVEEVPRGATTVLAAHGVAPSVRAAAHARDLRVIDATCPLVMKVHTEVKRYTGRGDTVFLIGHADHEEVEGTVGESPDRIVVVEDADAAAHVRAPAGRVAYAMQTTLAVDEAEEIAAVLRDRFPAIEGPRRDDICYATTNRQRAVSAVAEEADLVLVVGSANSSNSQRLVEVARRRDTRARLVDDVSEVDLRWLAGARRIGITAGASAPPDLVAELVRCLRGLGRSTLTESAQAEEDVVFTLPREVS from the coding sequence ATGACCGGGGTCGTGGTCGCGCCGATGCGCGTCGAGGCGGCGGCACTGCGGGTGCCGGGCCTGGTGGTGCTGCGCGGCGGGATGGGTCCGCGCCGCGCCGCCGAGTCGGCGGCGCGGCTGGCCCGGGCGGGGCGGCCGGTGCTCGTCGCCGGGGTCGGCGGCGCGCTCGTCCCGCACGTGCAGCCGGGCGATCTCGTGGTGGCGACCGAGATCGACGGGCCCGCCGGGCGCGTGCCGTTGCCGTCCGCGCCGATGCTGGCCGCGGCACTGCGCCGGCTCGGGCTGACGGTCCACCTCGGACCGATCGCGTCGTCCCCGTCCGTCGTGGACGGTGCGGACCGGGCGCGGTTCGCGGGACGCGGTGCGCTGGCCGTCGACATGGAGTCCGCGGAGTTCGCCACGCTGCCCGGCCCGGTGGCGGTGGTGCGGGCCATTGTGGACACCCCGGAGCAGCCGTTGTGGCGGCCCGGCACGGTGTTGCGCGGCATCACCGGGTTGCGCTCGCTGCGGATGGCGGTGCCGGCGCTGCGGGAGTGGTGCGAGGCCGCCGGGGACGGCGACCTGCTGCTGGCCAGCCCGCGGTCGTTCTGCGCCGGGGTGGAGCGGGCGATCGAGATCGTCGAGCGAGCGCTGGCGCGGTACGGCGCGCCGGTGTACGTGCGGCGCCAGGTCGTCCACAACGCACACGTGGTGCGACGGCTGGAGGCGCTGGGCGCGGTGTTCGTGCAGGAGGTCGAGGAGGTGCCGCGCGGGGCGACGACCGTCCTGGCCGCACACGGTGTCGCGCCGTCGGTGCGGGCCGCCGCGCACGCGCGGGACCTGCGGGTGATCGACGCGACCTGCCCGCTGGTGATGAAGGTGCACACCGAGGTCAAGCGCTACACCGGGCGCGGTGACACGGTGTTCCTCATCGGGCACGCCGACCACGAGGAGGTCGAGGGCACGGTGGGGGAGTCGCCCGACCGGATCGTGGTGGTCGAGGACGCGGACGCGGCCGCGCACGTGCGGGCGCCCGCCGGACGGGTGGCCTACGCGATGCAGACCACCCTGGCGGTGGACGAGGCGGAGGAGATCGCCGCCGTGCTGCGGGACCGGTTCCCCGCGATCGAGGGCCCGCGGCGCGACGACATCTGTTACGCCACCACCAACCGCCAGCGCGCGGTGTCGGCGGTGGCGGAGGAGGCGGACCTCGTCCTCGTGGTCGGCTCGGCGAACTCGTCCAACTCGCAGCGCCTGGTCGAGGTCGCGCGACGGCGGGACACGCGAGCCAGGCTCGTCGACGACGTGTCCGAAGTGGACCTGCGCTGGCTGGCCGGGGCGAGGCGGATCGGGATCACCGCGGGTGCCTCGGCGCCGCCGGACCTGGTGGCCGAGCTGGTGCGGTGCCTTCGCGGACTCGGACGGTCGACGCTGACCGAGAGCGCGCAGGCCGAAGAAGACGTGGTGTTCACATTACCCCGGGAGGTGAGCTAG
- the hpnE gene encoding hydroxysqualene dehydroxylase HpnE produces MTRRVAVVGGGLAGITAALRCADAGHEVTLLESRGLLGGLTHSFTRDGLHVDNGQHVFLRCCTAYLGLLERLGVTDRVHLQPRLEIPVHAPGSRRPVWLRRNPLPAPLHLADSVLRYGPLGLGDRMRFAGAALALKSVDPAAPSSDRRTFGEWLAAHGQSHAAITRLWDLVGIATLNARAEHASLGLAATVFQIGLLTDAAAADIGWATVPLRRLHGEPALARLTEAGVRVRLNTKVTGLSRDGGAWRVGADEPVEADQVVLAVPPPAAAKLLPEGAVRLPPDFAERLGSSPIVNVHVVFDRRVTSQPFFAAIDSPVQWVFDRTASSGLDRGQYLAISISAAEAEIEEPVRVLRERMLPALGEVLPAARGAEVLDFFVTRERHATFRPAPGSAGLRPPARTRAPGLVLAGAWTATGWPATMEGAVRSGEAAAQAVLGTPAGVPGRSEGIPA; encoded by the coding sequence ATGACGCGGCGGGTCGCGGTCGTCGGTGGTGGCCTCGCCGGGATCACCGCGGCCCTGCGCTGCGCCGACGCCGGGCACGAGGTGACCCTGCTGGAGTCCCGCGGCCTGCTCGGCGGCCTGACCCACTCGTTCACCCGCGACGGCCTGCACGTCGACAACGGACAGCACGTGTTCCTGCGCTGCTGCACCGCGTACCTGGGCCTGCTCGAACGCCTCGGCGTGACGGACCGGGTCCACCTGCAGCCGCGCCTGGAGATCCCGGTCCACGCGCCCGGCTCGCGCCGCCCGGTGTGGCTGCGCCGCAACCCGCTGCCCGCGCCGCTGCACCTGGCGGACTCCGTGCTGCGCTACGGCCCGCTCGGCCTCGGCGACCGGATGCGCTTCGCCGGGGCCGCGCTCGCGCTCAAGTCCGTCGACCCGGCCGCCCCCAGCTCCGACCGGCGCACGTTCGGCGAGTGGCTGGCAGCGCACGGCCAGAGCCACGCGGCGATCACCAGGCTGTGGGACCTCGTCGGCATCGCCACGCTGAACGCCCGGGCGGAGCACGCCTCGCTCGGCCTGGCCGCGACCGTGTTCCAGATCGGCCTGCTCACCGACGCCGCCGCGGCCGACATCGGCTGGGCCACCGTGCCCCTGCGGCGGCTGCACGGCGAGCCGGCCCTGGCGCGGCTGACCGAGGCGGGCGTGCGGGTGCGGCTGAACACCAAGGTGACCGGGCTGTCCCGGGACGGGGGCGCCTGGCGGGTCGGCGCGGACGAGCCGGTCGAAGCCGATCAGGTCGTGCTCGCCGTGCCCCCGCCCGCCGCGGCCAAGCTGCTGCCGGAGGGCGCGGTCCGCCTGCCGCCCGACTTCGCCGAGCGGCTGGGCAGCTCGCCGATCGTCAACGTGCACGTCGTGTTCGACCGGCGGGTCACGTCCCAGCCGTTCTTCGCCGCGATCGACTCGCCCGTGCAGTGGGTGTTCGACCGCACCGCCTCCTCGGGCCTGGACCGGGGCCAGTACCTGGCGATCTCGATCTCGGCGGCCGAGGCGGAGATCGAGGAACCGGTGCGGGTCCTGCGCGAGCGGATGCTGCCCGCCCTGGGCGAGGTGCTGCCCGCCGCGCGCGGTGCGGAGGTCCTCGACTTCTTCGTGACGCGAGAGCGGCACGCCACGTTCCGTCCCGCGCCGGGCAGCGCGGGACTGCGCCCGCCCGCCCGCACCCGTGCCCCGGGGCTGGTGCTGGCCGGCGCGTGGACCGCCACCGGCTGGCCGGCGACCATGGAGGGCGCCGTGCGCAGCGGTGAGGCGGCCGCCCAAGCCGTACTCGGCACCCCCGCGGGGGTACCGGGCCGTTCGGAAGGGATACCCGCATGA